In Sporichthya polymorpha DSM 43042, a genomic segment contains:
- a CDS encoding SDR family NAD(P)-dependent oxidoreductase, whose amino-acid sequence MTRPEGTVAIVTGAAGGLGTAITEVLVGEGLLVAALDLDGARLETLVDRAGKSVHPRVLDITDSAAVGVAVAAIASDLGPPLILVNNAGLIDQAARVDETSDELWAEEFAVHTAASFYLTRAVFPLMKQAHWGRVVHISSIAASLGNYGHGAYAASKAALTGLSRTTALEGARYGITANCVLPGLTNTAAYQRFPADLRTRIEARAAMRRPAEPAEVASVVAFLAGDGASYVTGQDITVDGGLGLYVF is encoded by the coding sequence ATGACCCGACCCGAGGGCACCGTCGCGATCGTGACCGGCGCGGCCGGTGGACTCGGCACCGCCATCACCGAGGTCCTCGTGGGCGAAGGGCTCCTCGTGGCCGCGCTCGACCTGGACGGCGCGCGCCTCGAGACCCTGGTCGACCGGGCCGGCAAGTCCGTTCACCCCCGGGTCCTCGACATCACCGATTCGGCGGCCGTCGGGGTCGCGGTGGCGGCCATCGCCTCCGACCTGGGGCCGCCGTTGATCCTCGTCAACAACGCCGGGCTGATCGACCAGGCCGCGCGGGTGGACGAGACCTCGGACGAACTCTGGGCCGAGGAGTTCGCGGTGCACACCGCTGCGTCCTTCTACCTCACCCGCGCAGTCTTCCCCTTGATGAAGCAGGCCCATTGGGGCCGGGTGGTGCACATCTCCTCCATCGCGGCCAGCCTGGGCAACTACGGCCACGGTGCCTATGCGGCGAGCAAGGCCGCGCTGACCGGGCTGAGCCGTACCACCGCGCTGGAGGGCGCCCGGTACGGCATCACCGCCAACTGCGTGCTACCGGGCCTCACCAACACGGCGGCGTACCAGCGCTTTCCGGCGGACCTGCGGACCCGGATCGAGGCGAGGGCCGCGATGCGCCGACCCGCCGAGCCGGCCGAGGTCGCGTCGGTAGTGGCGTTCCTCGCCGGGGACGGCGCCTCCTACGTGACCGGGCAGGACATCACGGTGGACGGTGGGTTGGGTCTGTATGTCTTCTGA
- a CDS encoding Zn-ribbon domain-containing OB-fold protein, whose translation MSQQTDEPDVELVTIPGQWNFGYTYFAGRVASAFFHELKNKRIMGSRCPQCVRVLVPARGFCDACYAPTERDLVEVGTTGTVETFTILTEPFPGLPEPPVVVALVLLEGSDSAVLNAVTGIDLGDLDAAAARLLAGMRVGVEFRAECEGRITDFHFVADLPGGGS comes from the coding sequence ATGAGTCAGCAGACGGACGAGCCGGACGTGGAACTGGTGACCATCCCGGGCCAGTGGAACTTCGGGTACACCTACTTCGCGGGCCGGGTGGCGAGCGCGTTCTTCCACGAACTCAAGAACAAGCGCATCATGGGCTCCCGGTGCCCCCAGTGCGTCCGCGTGCTCGTGCCGGCGCGGGGGTTCTGCGACGCCTGCTACGCCCCCACCGAGCGCGACCTGGTGGAGGTGGGGACCACCGGCACCGTCGAGACGTTCACGATTCTGACCGAGCCCTTCCCCGGCCTGCCGGAGCCGCCGGTCGTGGTCGCCCTCGTGCTGCTCGAGGGCTCCGACAGTGCGGTGCTCAACGCGGTCACCGGGATCGACCTGGGCGATCTGGACGCGGCTGCCGCCCGGCTGCTCGCCGGGATGAGGGTGGGAGTCGAGTTTCGGGCCGAGTGCGAGGGGCGCATCACCGACTTCCACTTCGTGGCCGACCTGCCCGGAGGCGGGTCATGA
- a CDS encoding TetR/AcrR family transcriptional regulator, whose product MAKKPPIGERRDQARAEPSPAYLERRAQLLKAASEVFRRKGLQATSINDIVTEFGGDRASVYYYFPSKEAIFHEVVEAVITEMVEAAEALAAADRPVAERLQLFIEGAFDAFERHYPYQYIYIQEDLSRVRRSESASARRLLVLGGRYEAAILGVVREGVASGELRRDIDPHLFTLAILGASNWSHRWFRPGGRLPGIEIGREFAGYLLRGAVSPSLEHVP is encoded by the coding sequence ATGGCGAAGAAGCCGCCGATCGGCGAACGACGCGACCAGGCGCGGGCCGAACCGAGCCCGGCCTACCTGGAGCGGCGGGCGCAGCTCCTCAAGGCCGCCAGCGAGGTCTTCCGCAGAAAGGGCCTGCAGGCGACGAGCATCAACGACATCGTCACCGAGTTCGGGGGCGACCGCGCCTCGGTCTACTACTACTTCCCGAGCAAGGAAGCGATCTTCCACGAGGTCGTGGAGGCGGTCATCACCGAGATGGTCGAGGCGGCCGAGGCCCTCGCCGCCGCCGACCGGCCGGTGGCCGAGAGACTCCAGCTGTTCATCGAGGGTGCTTTCGACGCCTTCGAGCGGCACTACCCGTACCAGTACATCTACATCCAGGAGGACCTCTCCCGGGTCCGCCGGTCGGAGTCGGCCTCGGCTCGCCGACTGCTGGTGCTCGGCGGGCGGTACGAGGCGGCGATCCTCGGGGTGGTCCGAGAGGGTGTCGCCTCCGGTGAGCTTCGTCGCGACATCGATCCGCACCTGTTCACGCTCGCCATTCTCGGTGCCTCCAACTGGTCGCACCGCTGGTTCCGGCCGGGGGGGCGCCTGCCCGGCATCGAGATCGGTCGCGAGTTCGCCGGCTATCTGCTCCGCGGAGCCGTCTCGCCGTCCCTGGAACACGTTCCTTAG